The genomic window TGTCACTATTTACTTTTTCGAATTCTATTAAGTGTGTCAGCCGGTTCTTTAATGCCGGAATGGTATAGGGGAGTACTTCTTCTTCGTTGTAGCAAGGAACTACAATAACTAAAGCTGGACTTGTCATGATGTATCCTCCTAGTAAGTATTACTCCGGAAGAGCTTTATACAAATAGATTTTCCACGCAGAGTTTGATGACTCAAATACTTTATCTAATTGCAGTTGGTTGTCCTTCGCATTTTCTATCGGGACAGCGGCAAAAATGTAACGACCTCCCATTTTATAAAATTGGGATATGTTTAGCTCTAAGTTTTTAATTTTTTTCTTGGATGTTTTTTTAAACATATATTTTTTTCCTAATTCATCGACAAATATGTAGCATCTTCCGCCCCACTCATCAAAGTACGTACGTAGCTTCTTATCTTTCTCTAACTCCGCAGCAATAATCTTTCTAAATTCATACTTGTACGAGAGAGGATAAAAGTTATTATACGTATCTATTGTGTAAAAGCCGTTATATTGTGCGATAGCGGGATGAATACCAATGCTAGCTACGCGATATGATGGGAGAGGCTGTCCTATATAGTCACGGATTTCTTCAAATTGCTCAGTGGCGTAAAACTCTCCGATAGATGGCTGCTTACGATAATATATTTGCTCATTAAAAGCGATTAAAATAATGATTTGTGCTACTAAGAAAGTAATAGCGGTTTGCCTCCAAGATCGCCCAACAGATGCAATAATTTTTAAAGACAAAGCAAATAGTACATATAAAATGAGCGGACGAAGAAAATGAAATCTTGCAAAATTAAATTTATCAAGAATGTCAAAGCGTTCTGTTAAAGGTAACCAGCCTTTATAAAACCAAAAAGCATACCATATAGATAGGACAGCGTTTATGATGTGCAACACGACAAACAACCTTTCATGCTGCCACGCACGTTTCTTTCCAACAATAAATAGCGACAATATGGAAAGCGGTAAAATAACAAGACCATGAATGGTATGAACATGCGTATGACCTAACACGTAATTTTTAAAGCTTAAGCGAACAGAGTGCCAAAATGTTAAGCGTGCATGAAAATACTCATCGCGACTTGTTGGTTCTGTCTCAAAAAGCAATGAATATACTAAGCGATATTCAACCGCCATGAATAGTAAAGTCATGTATATAATGGCAGAAAGCCAGCGAATATTGATTCGTTTGTTTAGTATGGCATCGACAAGCCAATACACCCCTATTGCCGTTAAAAAAAAGAAAAAGCCAAGTACAATGCTTGCATACAAAGGCAATAGTGTTATAGTAATCCAACTAATAACAGTACGCTTCCCAGTTTTAATATTGAGAAACGCCCATAATGCCAGTGGCATCCCTAGTGTACTTAGCATGCCAGATGGCCAAAATGGTGTAAAAGCAAAGGCAACAGCTACTCCGACACGAACCCAGGCAAGTTTTTCTTGCCTTGCGTAATGATGCTTTAATAGTAGATACATACCTAAAAAAGCAAACATTCTCGTAATAAGCTGACTAAGTCCGTAAGCAATGACTGATGGAAACAACACATGTAGCCATACAATGCCACTGAATTCTGTTCCATAAGTATTTCTTGGTATCCCGTTTATAACCTGCGGAATTGTGGCATTGACAGACCCTAACAGCTCCCCGCTCTCAGCCAACACCCTATACCAAGCAATATTTGAATCTAAGTTATCATGTACACGCATTTTTGCATTGTCTCCGAGAATAAAATAGGGAGACACAAATAACACAACTGCAAGTAGGCCAATAAAGATAAGCCTCCGCTCTTTTACATCCACTCACAAACGTCCTTTCGCGATGTAGAATTATCTGTATTTTTTACCAAAAAATAATAAATATTCGTAATTGAAATCAGCCGATTATACTACTTACTTATTTAATATTGGAAACATAGATTGTAGTGTCTTTTCAGAAGATAAAATTAATAAATCAAAATAAAGAATGAGGTAAGCAACAATTTGCTTACCTCATCTCATCCTGCTAGTCCTCTGTTAGTTCACTAATAGCAACATCACGCTTATCATTGTGGTTGCCTCGCATATGTACAGAAGCGGTTGTACCCTCTTCATTCACACCGTCAATCCAAACGGATACGCCGTGATATTTCACATCAATATTAGCTGGTGAAGACAAAATTTGTTTTACACGATTTACATCCATTTTATAGTGCCTCCCATTAATGTTATCTTCCATAGTTTTGCAATTTTACAAACGATTATGCAATAATCATTTCCAATTGAGCCACACTACATATATATACGATTTAAAAGGGTGACAAATATGAAATTATCAGATGTAGAAAAACAGGCTTTAAGTGATGCCATCGATAAGATGAACGAAGGGCTCGACGCTTTTATAGGGTTGTACAATGAATCGGAAGAAGATAAACAATTAATTGTGTACGATGATGATGTTACCGAGATTATTCAGAAGGCGATTAACCGCTACGGAGAAGATAAAATAGCGAAGAAAATTAATTCTATCATTCGTGAAGTACTATCATTATTAGCTTCAGATGAGGTAGATGAAGGTGTATAACTATGCGAGAATTATTTATTACCGTTCTCCGTTATTAGTTCAAATTCTTGCCATCGCTTTTTCACTTATCATTATATTTGGTACACTGCTGCACTTTATAGAACCAGACACATTCCCGACGTTATTTGATGGGGTTTGGTGGGCGCTAGTGTCTGTTTCGACAGTAGGGTATGGGGATTATGTGCCGACATCAGTTGTCGGGCGGATAGTTGCTATGTTGCTTATCCTGCTAGGGACAGGCTTTATCACAGCCTATTTTGCCTCCATTTCAGGTATAGCAGCCACAAATCAGCAGTTATTTTTAAAAGGAGAAACAGCATACAAAGGAAATGAACAAATTATCATTGTAGGCTGGAATGAGAGAACGAAAGGTACGATTGATGAGCTTCTTACAAAGACACCGCCAGTTAAAATCGTCTTAATAGATGCTTCTTTGAAAGAAAACCCTTACGCATCAAAAGGCGTTCATTTTATAAAAGGGGATGCTACACGAGATGATGTTATCCAAAAAGCAAATATTCAAGCTGCATCGATGGTACTCATTACCGCGGATCAAAGTAAAGATGAAGTAGCAGCCGATATGCAAACAGTGTTAACCATCCTTGCTGTTAAAGGATTAAAAGAGAATGTGTATTGTATTGCAGAAATTTTAACATCGCATCAGCTCGCTAATGCAAAGCGTGCAGGTGCTGATCAGATTGTAGAAACAAACTTACTTTCTAGCTTTGTTATGATCAATAACGTATTATCCCATGGCACATCCCCTTCACTGCTTAATCTTTTGAAAGAAGTAAAAGATAGTAAGGTTTGTTTGCAAGAAGCTCCTACTGCTTTAATCGGAGCAACATTTCTTGACGTAACGCATGAGATGCTACAAAACGAAAGCAGTCTTATACTTGGCATAAAAAGAGGAGCATCCACATATGTGAATCCTCCTACTTCTTTTAAAATTGAAGAGCATGACTTGCTAATCGCCATTATTCATTAAGTAAAACGGCCTCTAACTCAGATACTAGCTCACCAGCCGTTTCTAAATAATTTTTCGGAACGCGAGCATCCTTATTTTTAGGTTCTTGAAACTGATTAAAAGATGCTGAAATATTACCAATCAACGCTTGGTCATCTAAGCTTTCTTGATATGTGTGGGCAAGTAGAAAGGGGGTACCTAGCTTAACAGAAGTGCCGTCTGAATCAAGCTGTCCATCGACAGCTGTAAATGGCACACGCAAATAAATATACCCAGCCCTCTCATCATCATTATTAATTTGATAATCAAAATAGCCATGATCATATTCCCAGTTACTTCCTATGTCATACCCTAGTGGTTTCAGCTTCGCCTCGAGATGGTGAAGTTTAAATACTTGTCCGTCTATTTTTGATTGGATCGTTCTCATCTTGCTGCCTCCCTTCTACATATACATAGGGTTACCCACACAAACACGTTACATGCAAACTGGGGACGGTTCTCATGTTGCCATGGCAGCATGAGAACCGTCCCCAAAGAGCCAAAAAGCGGCTAGTTTTTTGTGGAAATTGATTTATGCGTGAAATTTCAGGGTTTATGCGCCAATTTTCGAGGTTTATGCGCGAGATTTCAGGCTTTATGCGCCAATTTTTGGGCTTTATGCGCCAAATTCTGTGATTTATGCGTATACTTCTGTAGCTTATCCTTAAATTAGAGTGGGTTATTCGTAAAGTTCTGGAGTTTATGCGCAAAATCCAAGCATTTATGCGTAAATTATGGTTTGTAGTTGAACAATGAGACTGCATTTATTAAGCTTTACTCAAATCTAGATTAAAAAAACACCGCCAGAGCGGTGTTTTTTTCGTTCAATAATTATTTCAAACGCTTTTCTAATTCAGCTTTTAATTCTTCAAATCCTGGTTTGCCAAGTAGAGCGAACATGTTTTTCTTATATGCTTCCACACCCGGTTGGTCGAATGGGTTTACGCCTAGTAAGTAACCGCTCATCGCGCAAGCTATTTCAAAGAAGTACGCGACATACCCGAATGTATAAGCACTCATATCAGGAAGTTCTACAATTAAGTTTGGTACGCCACCATCTGTGTGAGCAAGTAATGTACCTTCGAATGCTTTCGTGTTAACGAATTCAACTGTTTTACCAGCTAAGTAATTTAAACCATCTAGATCGCTTGCTGCTTCTTCAAGTACTAGCTCGTGACGAACAGATTTCACCTGTAACACTGTTTCAAAAATGTCACGACGACCTTCTTGTACGTACTGACCTAATGAGTGTAAGTCAGTTGAAAAGTTTGCTGAAGATGGGAAAATACCTTTTTGGTCTTTTCCTTCACTTTCACCAAATAACTGCTTCCACCACTCAGCAAAGTATTGTAAGCCTGGCTCGTAATTGATGAGCATTTCAATTGTTTTGCCTTTGTTATAAAGAGCATTACGAACGGCAGCATATTGATACGCAGCGTTCTCCATTAATTCTGAAGAACTGAAAGCTTCACGTGCATCCGCTGCACCCTTCATCATGTCCTCAATGTTTGCTCCACTTACTGCGATTGGCAATAAACCAACAGCCGTTAAAACAGAATAACGTCCACCTACATCATCAGGAATAATGAAAGACTCGTAGCCTTCTTCTGTCGCCAAAGTTTTTAGAGCACCACGTGCTTTATCCGTTGTAGCATAAATACGCTTGCGGGCTTCCTCTACACCATACTTTTCTTCAAGTAATTTGCGGAAAATACGGAATGCAATGGCTGGCTCTGTCGTAGTACCAGATTTTGAAATAACGTTAATAGAGAAGTCTTTCTCTTCAAGCAAGTCCATTACATCTCTCATATATGTAGAACTGATGTTGTTTCCAACAAAGATGATTTGTGGTGTTTTACGCTGTTCCTTTGTTAGCTCGTTGTAGAAGCTATGCTGAAGCATTTCAATCGCAGCACGTGCACCTAAATATGAGCCTCCGATTCCAACAACTAGTAATACATCAGAATCAGACTTGATTTTTTCTGCAGATTTTTGAATACGTACAAACTCTTCCTTGTCATAATTAACAGGTAGATCAATCCATCCTAAGAAGTCATTACCTGCGCCAGTTTTTTCATGCAATGCATGATGCGCTACTTTTACTGCGTCTTGTAAGTATGTAATTTCGTGTTCACCGAAAAAGCTTAACGCTTTCGTATAGTCAAATTTAATGTGAGTCATTTTGATATACCCTCCATTTATGTTTGGTACCACTTTCACTTTACCGAAACAGATTTTATAAAGCAAGGTGCATTTCAACATGTAAAGGCTTACAGTTATGAAAAAATCATGTCAGTTTAACTTGTCGCCCTTCAAATAGTAAAAAATTAACATTTAGTAGACACTAAGGATGAAAATCAAACACTATTCGGTTACAAATATTTGTAACATACTTTTATAGCTTGCCTAATCCATCTACATCCTTATACACTAAAAATGAGAGGTGAGCATATATATGATTTCAGTCATAATTCCAACATATAATAGACCTAATGAGCTTGCAGAATTATTACAAAGTTTATTTTTACAAACCTTTAAGCTATTTGAAGTAATTATAGTGAATGATTGTGGTTCATCAATATCGCACATTGTGGCTTTATATCCTGAACTTAATATTACACTGATTGATTTACCAGAAAACAAAAAACATGTACATGCACGTAATGTCGGTCTTTCACACGCTAAGTATGAATATATATTACTCTGTGATGACGATGACCTTTTACTATCTGATCATATTGAGGTAGCTTGGGAACAGCTTGGGACCAATGACCTTATATATACAGATGTGGAGATTGTCAATTATGAGTCAAAAAATGGGACACGTTATCCAAAGAAGCGCATTGTGTTTGCTTATGAATACGATAAAGCGCTTATGCGTACGTTTTCTACTTTTGTCTCGTCAGGCTGTTTATATAAAAAAGACATACATAACAAAATCGGGCCTTTTTCTGAAGACATGTACAACTATTGGGACTGGGATTTTATTCTTACTGTCTCAGAACGATTTAAAGTTAAACGGCTACCTCGGGCGAGCGTACTATATGAGTTTTCCGATGGTGGAACAAATGAATCAAAAAAACTTACTAGCAAACGACATTCATATTTAGAGCGATTATGTTCAAAGCATAATCTAGGAGAGCTAAGTCAAGAAAACTTTTTCTCATTATTACAAAAGCCTGAGCTACTAGCAAGACGAGCTGTGACTGAAATACTTTGGGATGGAACCCCAATCATATCACGTGTTTTTAAGCAAGTTCAATATTGAAGGTCGTACGAAAACAAAAGGAAAGTATACTATTTGGTAGCATACTTTCCTTAAGAATTTTTTGTCTACAATCTAAACTTACTAGCTAATTCATTTAACTTTTCGGCCATCTTAGCTAAATCATTTGCCGTAGCAGCTGTTTCTTGAACACTCGCTGCAGTCTGTTCTGAAACGGCTGCAATATTCTCAACCGCTAGCTGAACTGATGATGATTGAGCAGCTTGTTGTTCACTTGCTGCAGCAATTTCACTAACTTTATTAGCCGATTTTTTCACTAAGTTCACTATCTCCTCAAACGCACTTCCTGCTTTTTTAGCTAATTCGTTCCCCTTACTCACAACATTTACTGACTCATCCGTATTCGTTTGAATGGTTAGAATAAGTGCTGATATCTCTTTCGTTGCTTTACTACTTCTCTCTGCTAGCTTCCGAACCTCATCTGCCACTACCGCGAATCCTTTTCCAGCTTCTCCGGCTCTTGCCGCTTCAATGGCCGCATTTAAGGCGAGTAAGTTGGTTTGTTCAGCAATATCATCAATAACCTCAACAATCTCTCCAATTTGTACAGATTTACTAGATAACTCGTTTATTTTGATACTTATTGCATCCATACCATTTACTGTGTCCACAATAAGTTTTCCACCTTGCATAGCCGCATCTACGGTAGTCTCCGAAGCACTTGCTGCTTGTTCTGCATTAAGCGATACTTCTTTAATAGCCTTTGCCATATCTCTTACCATTTCGGACGAGTTACTAGCTTCATCCGCTTGTTGTTGACTACCTCTAGAGATTTCATCGGTACTCGCAGAAATTTCCTCAGAGCTTGCAGCTAAATTAGCTGCATTCTCACTTACTTCGCCTATTAAACTTCGTAAAGAGAGTACCATTTTGTTAATAGCTATCGTTAGTGTTCCGATTTCATCCTTTGAATTAACAGCAAGTTCGTCACCATGTAAATTTCCATCCGCAATCATCCCTACACGTTTAACTACCGCTGTTATTGGTTTAACAATCATTTGTGTTAAAAACATCGCTAAAAATATCCCAATTCCAACCGATATAAGAGCAACTATTAAAATAATTAATGTAGAAGATTTACCATTGTCCATAATGGCTTGCCCTGATGTTGCAATGTCTTCTTGTTCTAAAGCTATAAGATTACCGATTTTCCCCATTAATTCCTCCGTGGACTTCCTCGCCCCGGCACCTAGCTTTAAAGCTAATTGTGGGTCTTTTTCATACGTTTTAAATACCTCATCAAGTTTATTCCCCCATATAACACTTGAGTCCACGATGTCTTTTATTAGTTCATAGTTGGCGTCGTCTGTTCGCTCTAATAGCTGTTTTTCATAAGCTATACTTTCGTTCGTTAATTGATAATATTTAATCATTAACTCTTCGTTGCCATATGCAAGATACCCTCTCATAAGCCCTATTCTATCAGCTACATTGAATTGTAATTTATTATAGATGCTGAACTCAACAAGATCATCTGTTATGATGTCTTCCGTCGTGTTATTTGCTTGATTAATAATATATAATGCTAGTCCTGATACAATAGCTAACAGTAACAGTACTGCAATAAAACCAGATAATATTTTCATACGTAATGTTTTCATTACTTTTATCTCCTTGTGCATATATATTATGAGCCTTATTGCGGATTAAACTAAACTATTTAAATTAAGGAATGTTTATGTAGAAAAACTAACGCTTATAATTTTCGCTCATCTTCCTTCCATGTAAGATAAAACCCTCATACAAAACTAAAGCTCTCATTCAATTATTCATATTTAATTTGACTGACTAAATCTAGACATCTAATTTCTTTAATTAACAAACTTTTATGTATATAGACTAATCCACCTCCGAGGAAAGTAATTAAAAAACATCAGGTAGTATTTTAAATTTACTAAATTAACAATGTTTATATAACTACCATATCTTCCTTAAATTTCGAAAATAATTTATGAATATAGGAGTTTATTCCTACTCAGAGGGCTTTCAGAGAGTACAAATGTCTAAATAAGCTACGAGGTATTGCTTACACATAAATAGCGTGAGCAATGAAGCGGAAATCAACATCAAGGTACAATGCAATTCTTTACTCAAAAAAAGGCCCCAAAACGTTAGTTTTGGGACAGCCTCTTAAATTTTCACTATTTAAATTCTGTTTCATAAAAATCCTTATACCAGCTTACAAAGTGGTGTAATCCCTCTTCAATAGAGGTGGTCGGTTGAAATCCGATTGCACGATTGAGGTTTTCTATATTAGCATAAGTAGCATACACATCACCTGGCTGCATTGGTAAATGCTCTATAACAGCTTCTCGGCCTAACAATGCTTGCAGAAGTTCTATGAAATCAGCTAATTTAACTGGTTGATTGTGACCGATATTATATATAGCATAGGGAGCCTGACTATGTCTCTCATTATTAAGAGGGGGCTTTACCAATATTTTTTCAATGCCATCCACTATATCAGAAATATATGTGAAATCACGTAACATGTCGCCATAATTAAAAAGCTGAATTGACTTTCCTTCCATAATTCGTTTTGTGAATGAAAAGTATGCCATATCCGGCCGTCCCCATGGACCATATACAGTAAAAAATCGTAATCCTGTTACAGGGAGTTTGTACAAGTGACTGTATGTATGCGCCATTAATTCATTTGATTTCTTTGTAGCAGCATACACACTAATCGGTTGATCGACTACATCTTCTTCAGAAAATGGAATCTTCTGATTCGCTCCGTATACTGAGCTTGATGAGGCAAAAACAAGGTGTCTTATCTCACTCCTACGACATGCTTCTAAAATATGTAAAAATCCTGTTATATTACTATCGATATATGCCTTCGGATTTTCTAAACTATATCTAACACCAGCTTGAGCAGCAAGATGAATAACATAGCTAAATCTATACTCATTAAATAGCTTTGTTACAGCAGCTTCATTTATTATATCTGCATGAATAAACGTAAATTGACCAAACCGCTGCAACTCCTGTAAGCGTGCTTTTTTCAATTTCACATCATAATATTCATTTAAGTTATCAACACCACATACTGCACAGCCTGACTCTAGTAGTCGTTTAGCAGTATGAAAGCCGATAAAGCCCGCTGCGCCAGTTATTAATACGTTCATGGTGGTACTCCTTTATTTAATATAATTAGTTGTATTATAGCTTTAAAATGTTACAGATGAAAAATATAATGTTCTAAAGAAATTAAAAGGGGCACATGATTCGAATACAAGGAGGAACACAAGAAAAAACCACTTGAGCATATTATGTTACGCTCAAGTGGTTTTGGCTCTTATAATGATGCCGTTAATATAGACTCAACATCTTGTTTGTTTAACTTCTTGAAATTACCGAACTCACCAAATGTTAACGTTTTATCTGCCATTAAGTCGATTTTTTCATCATTGATATCGTAGTTAGCTAAACGTGATGGCGCTCCAATGCTGTTCCAGAACTCACGTAATTTATCAATTCCTTCAAGTCCAATTTCCTTGTCAGTTTTACCAGCCGGATCAACACCAAATACACGTATTGCTAATTGTTTGGCACGCTCTGGATTTACATCAATGACGTGCTTCATCCAATTTGGGAAGATAATGGCTAATCCCCCACCATGTGGGATGTCATAAACAGCTGATACAGCATGTTCAATATTGTGCGTCGCCCAATCTCCGCTGTACCCCATTGACACATGGCCGTTAAGAGCAATCGTACCACAATATAATATCGTTTCTCTATACTCGTAATTTTCTAAGTCCTCAAGAAGCTTTGGACCCGTCTCCATCACTGTTTGTAATATAGACTCACACATACGGTCCTGTAAAGGCGTATTCGTTTGTGGGTGATAATAGTGCTCAAACACATGAGACATCATATCAACTATCCCATAAATAGTTTGGTCTCGAGGCACAGAGTAAGTGTGTACAGGATCTAAGATAGAGAATTTAGGATATGAGAACAAGCTGCCCCACCCGTATTTCTCATTTGTTTCCCAATTTGTAATAACAGAACCCGGATTCATCTCCGAACCAGTTGCTGCTAATGTTAAAACAGTTCCAAACGGCAATGCACCCGTTGGCTGTGCTTTACGGGTAATAACGTCCCAAATTTCTCCGTCAAATTTTGCACCAACAGCAATAGCTTTTGTACAGTCAATAACACTGCCGCCCCCAACTGCTAATATAAAATCAACATCTTCTGAACGACAAATATCAATTCCTTTATGCACAGTCGATAAGCGTGGATTTGGTTCAACACCTGAAAGTTCAACCACTTCACATTCAAGATCCTTTAAAATGGCCATGACATTGTCATAAATACCGTTGCGTTTTATGCTACCGCCACCATAAACAACAAGCACTTTTTTACCGTATTTCGGTACTTCTTGACTTAATCTTTCGAGTTGCCCTTTTCCAAAGATTAGTTTTGTTGGGTTTTGAAATACGAAGTTATCCATTGTATCGCCTCCATTAATATGTATGATGAGAAAAGAATTCATAACATGTTGTTAACGTTTGCTTTTCCCAGAACGGGAACTAAACAATAAAAAAATGAGTTTACTGGTCCCCTTTCATTATCTCCAAAAAAACTTTTACTTGTAAAGAAATTCGCATGAATATTTGTTGCTTATTTTGCTCAACATATTTATGAAAGTAAAAATAAATGCAAGGAGGAGATCTCTTTGAGCACAATACAGCGTATAGCACTACTACTTACTATTATTGGTGCTGTGAACTGGGGATTAATTGGCTTCTTTAATTTTGATTTGGTGGCAGCTATTTTTGGAGAAGGCTCAGCATTCTCACGTATCATCTATTCTCTTGTGGGGATTGCTGGACTTATTAACCTTGGTTTGTTATTTATGCCTCAAGAAGAAAGAGCAACTGGTGCAGAACCAACAACAAAATAAACGCAACATCCTCGCTTAGGCGTTAACCCTTTAAATGGTTAACGCCTAAGCTTTTGTAAGACTAGAGGCAGCTCCAATCTTTTCTAAGAAACAACTAAGCCTCCCGAATATA from Bacillus sp. HMF5848 includes these protein-coding regions:
- a CDS encoding glucose-6-phosphate isomerase, with amino-acid sequence MTHIKFDYTKALSFFGEHEITYLQDAVKVAHHALHEKTGAGNDFLGWIDLPVNYDKEEFVRIQKSAEKIKSDSDVLLVVGIGGSYLGARAAIEMLQHSFYNELTKEQRKTPQIIFVGNNISSTYMRDVMDLLEEKDFSINVISKSGTTTEPAIAFRIFRKLLEEKYGVEEARKRIYATTDKARGALKTLATEEGYESFIIPDDVGGRYSVLTAVGLLPIAVSGANIEDMMKGAADAREAFSSSELMENAAYQYAAVRNALYNKGKTIEMLINYEPGLQYFAEWWKQLFGESEGKDQKGIFPSSANFSTDLHSLGQYVQEGRRDIFETVLQVKSVRHELVLEEAASDLDGLNYLAGKTVEFVNTKAFEGTLLAHTDGGVPNLIVELPDMSAYTFGYVAYFFEIACAMSGYLLGVNPFDQPGVEAYKKNMFALLGKPGFEELKAELEKRLK
- a CDS encoding DUF6044 family protein, with product MDVKERRLIFIGLLAVVLFVSPYFILGDNAKMRVHDNLDSNIAWYRVLAESGELLGSVNATIPQVINGIPRNTYGTEFSGIVWLHVLFPSVIAYGLSQLITRMFAFLGMYLLLKHHYARQEKLAWVRVGVAVAFAFTPFWPSGMLSTLGMPLALWAFLNIKTGKRTVISWITITLLPLYASIVLGFFFFLTAIGVYWLVDAILNKRINIRWLSAIIYMTLLFMAVEYRLVYSLLFETEPTSRDEYFHARLTFWHSVRLSFKNYVLGHTHVHTIHGLVILPLSILSLFIVGKKRAWQHERLFVVLHIINAVLSIWYAFWFYKGWLPLTERFDILDKFNFARFHFLRPLILYVLFALSLKIIASVGRSWRQTAITFLVAQIIILIAFNEQIYYRKQPSIGEFYATEQFEEIRDYIGQPLPSYRVASIGIHPAIAQYNGFYTIDTYNNFYPLSYKYEFRKIIAAELEKDKKLRTYFDEWGGRCYIFVDELGKKYMFKKTSKKKIKNLELNISQFYKMGGRYIFAAVPIENAKDNQLQLDKVFESSNSAWKIYLYKALPE
- a CDS encoding TrkA family potassium uptake protein gives rise to the protein MYNYARIIYYRSPLLVQILAIAFSLIIIFGTLLHFIEPDTFPTLFDGVWWALVSVSTVGYGDYVPTSVVGRIVAMLLILLGTGFITAYFASISGIAATNQQLFLKGETAYKGNEQIIIVGWNERTKGTIDELLTKTPPVKIVLIDASLKENPYASKGVHFIKGDATRDDVIQKANIQAASMVLITADQSKDEVAADMQTVLTILAVKGLKENVYCIAEILTSHQLANAKRAGADQIVETNLLSSFVMINNVLSHGTSPSLLNLLKEVKDSKVCLQEAPTALIGATFLDVTHEMLQNESSLILGIKRGASTYVNPPTSFKIEEHDLLIAIIH
- a CDS encoding YugN-like family protein, yielding MRTIQSKIDGQVFKLHHLEAKLKPLGYDIGSNWEYDHGYFDYQINNDDERAGYIYLRVPFTAVDGQLDSDGTSVKLGTPFLLAHTYQESLDDQALIGNISASFNQFQEPKNKDARVPKNYLETAGELVSELEAVLLNE
- a CDS encoding NAD-dependent epimerase codes for the protein MNVLITGAAGFIGFHTAKRLLESGCAVCGVDNLNEYYDVKLKKARLQELQRFGQFTFIHADIINEAAVTKLFNEYRFSYVIHLAAQAGVRYSLENPKAYIDSNITGFLHILEACRRSEIRHLVFASSSSVYGANQKIPFSEEDVVDQPISVYAATKKSNELMAHTYSHLYKLPVTGLRFFTVYGPWGRPDMAYFSFTKRIMEGKSIQLFNYGDMLRDFTYISDIVDGIEKILVKPPLNNERHSQAPYAIYNIGHNQPVKLADFIELLQALLGREAVIEHLPMQPGDVYATYANIENLNRAIGFQPTTSIEEGLHHFVSWYKDFYETEFK
- a CDS encoding glycosyltransferase family 2 protein, with amino-acid sequence MISVIIPTYNRPNELAELLQSLFLQTFKLFEVIIVNDCGSSISHIVALYPELNITLIDLPENKKHVHARNVGLSHAKYEYILLCDDDDLLLSDHIEVAWEQLGTNDLIYTDVEIVNYESKNGTRYPKKRIVFAYEYDKALMRTFSTFVSSGCLYKKDIHNKIGPFSEDMYNYWDWDFILTVSERFKVKRLPRASVLYEFSDGGTNESKKLTSKRHSYLERLCSKHNLGELSQENFFSLLQKPELLARRAVTEILWDGTPIISRVFKQVQY
- a CDS encoding iron-containing alcohol dehydrogenase translates to MDNFVFQNPTKLIFGKGQLERLSQEVPKYGKKVLVVYGGGSIKRNGIYDNVMAILKDLECEVVELSGVEPNPRLSTVHKGIDICRSEDVDFILAVGGGSVIDCTKAIAVGAKFDGEIWDVITRKAQPTGALPFGTVLTLAATGSEMNPGSVITNWETNEKYGWGSLFSYPKFSILDPVHTYSVPRDQTIYGIVDMMSHVFEHYYHPQTNTPLQDRMCESILQTVMETGPKLLEDLENYEYRETILYCGTIALNGHVSMGYSGDWATHNIEHAVSAVYDIPHGGGLAIIFPNWMKHVIDVNPERAKQLAIRVFGVDPAGKTDKEIGLEGIDKLREFWNSIGAPSRLANYDINDEKIDLMADKTLTFGEFGNFKKLNKQDVESILTASL
- a CDS encoding H-type small acid-soluble spore protein, with the translated sequence MDVNRVKQILSSPANIDVKYHGVSVWIDGVNEEGTTASVHMRGNHNDKRDVAISELTED
- a CDS encoding DUF378 domain-containing protein, with product MSTIQRIALLLTIIGAVNWGLIGFFNFDLVAAIFGEGSAFSRIIYSLVGIAGLINLGLLFMPQEERATGAEPTTK